The following nucleotide sequence is from Firmicutes bacterium ASF500.
TTGACGCTGTGATCGGCGGGGGTGTTCCCCGTGGCCGTATCATTGAGATATTCGGTGCAGAGGGAAGCGGCAAGACCGCCCTGGCCCTCCACCTGGCCCAACAGCTTCCGGGTCCTGCCCTCTATGTGGACGCTGACGGTGGGCTTTCCCCGTACATACTAAATGGGCAAGACCTCTACCTGTTGAACGTGGGCACCCTGGAGGATACCCTGGATGCCTGTACAGCTGCGGCGCAGACCGGTGCTTTCGGCGCTATCGTGATAGACAGCGTGTGCGCCCTGCCAACCAATGAGGAAATGAGGGATACCATCAATAGCGAATACTGGCCGGAGCTGGGGAGACGGCAAGCAAAGGTATTGTCCAAAGCCCTGCCCATCCTGGCCGGAGTGCTCCATTATACCGGCTGTACCCTGATCCTGGTGAACCAGCTGCGGAATAAAGCCCCCTGTCTCTATGGACATCCAGACCATCCCACAGGCGGAAGGGCCATAGCATACTATTCATCCCTGCGGTTGGAGACGCATGGGTATGAGACTAGGGGTGTTTGCCTCTGCGGGAGGATACTCCACTGCTCCGGGCCCGTCAAGGCTAAAGTGCACAGGACCGCCCCCTGCGGGGGCGGTCCTGTGCTGAGGGAGAAAGAAAAATATATGAAAAACCATCCGTAGACGGGGGGTTTTGGTCTGCCGCGCCGCGTTTGTCCGCGGGGCGGCAGTGTGGCGCGTAACCTCGCGCCTTTAGGACAGGGGGTGGCCCGTGTAAAAGGTCGGGCTGTTATCCATCGTCCGGCGTTCGCGCGGCCGGCCGGACTGCGGGAGCGGCGTCAGCCGCCCCGGAGGAGGAAAACAGATCAGTTGTCTGACCTGAACAAAGGATAACACAGCCGCCCGGAGCAATCTTCACCAAACCTGGAATTTTTTGTGAACAAAATGTGAAATTCCAGATTGGCCCGGTCACATGTCGTGCCCCTCCCGCTTCATCCGCATCTCCAGCGGGTCGGCCATGGGGTCTTGGGCGTTGGTGGCCGTGTCGGTGCGGTTCTGCCCGGCGATGGGGGCGGAGCCCCGCAGGTCCCGGCTCTGTCCCTTGCGTTCCTTCTTCTTGCCCATGAGAAAGCCTCCTTACAGTTGATGGAGGTAGTATGTCCCGCCGGGACGTAAAAAATCCCCGAAGCCGGGCTTCGGGGACCGATTTTATTCGATGCGGATGGAGTAGGACAGCCGCTTGGACTCCCCGGGCTGGAGGGTGACGCAGAAGGGCTTGTCGGCGAATTTTCCGCTCTCGTTGTCATAGGCGGCGCAGCCGTGCCAGGGCTCCAGGCACAGGAAGGGGGCTCCGGGCTTGGTCCAGAAGGCCACCATGGGGAACTCGTGGAAGTCCAGTCCCACGCTCCGGCCGGTTTTCCGGTTGAACAGGGAGACGTTCCCGGAGCGGAGCATGCTGAAGATCAGGGTGTCCATCTCGGCGAAGTCGGCGTACCGCAGGGGGATTTTTCCGCTCTCCTCCAGCATGGGCCTCCGGCCGTCGTGGCGGATGATCCCCGGCGGGGTCAGCAGATGGCTGTCCGCCCGCTCGGCCTCGTCAAAGAGGAGCTCGTAGTCCTCAAAATTCTCCCCCTCGGGGATGCGGATGGCGGGGTGGGCCCCGACGCAGAAGGGCATGGGGGAGGCTCCAGGGTTCTCCACCTCGAAGGTGGTGGAAAAGCCGTCCTCCAGCAGCTGGTGGGTCACCTTTAGGGAGAAGGGGAAGGGGTACTGAGCCAGGGTCGTCTCGTCCTCCCGCAGCTCCAGGGTGACGAAGTCCTCCCCCTGGCCCACGGTAGTGAACTCCATCTCCCGGGCGAAGCCGTGGCGGCCCATCTCATAGGTCTTGCCGCCGATATCCACCCTGCCGTCCTTCAAGGCGCCCACAATGGGGAATAGGATGGGGTTCTGACCCGCCCAGAAGGCCGGGTCCCCCTCCCAGATATGCTCCTGTCCATCGCCGTCGGTCAGGGAGATCAGCTCTC
It contains:
- the recA_1 gene encoding Protein RecA; its protein translation is MHCELLDSINRACQAKVSYGFSLPEQEVAPTGLPQLDAVIGGGVPRGRIIEIFGAEGSGKTALALHLAQQLPGPALYVDADGGLSPYILNGQDLYLLNVGTLEDTLDACTAAAQTGAFGAIVIDSVCALPTNEEMRDTINSEYWPELGRRQAKVLSKALPILAGVLHYTGCTLILVNQLRNKAPCLYGHPDHPTGGRAIAYYSSLRLETHGYETRGVCLCGRILHCSGPVKAKVHRTAPCGGGPVLREKEKYMKNHP
- the lacX gene encoding Protein LacX, plasmid yields the protein MTFDLKRGKLQAKVRAKGGELISLTDGDGQEHIWEGDPAFWAGQNPILFPIVGALKDGRVDIGGKTYEMGRHGFAREMEFTTVGQGEDFVTLELREDETTLAQYPFPFSLKVTHQLLEDGFSTTFEVENPGASPMPFCVGAHPAIRIPEGENFEDYELLFDEAERADSHLLTPPGIIRHDGRRPMLEESGKIPLRYADFAEMDTLIFSMLRSGNVSLFNRKTGRSVGLDFHEFPMVAFWTKPGAPFLCLEPWHGCAAYDNESGKFADKPFCVTLQPGESKRLSYSIRIE